A stretch of the Vibrio sp. SS-MA-C1-2 genome encodes the following:
- a CDS encoding O-antigen ligase, which translates to MNKKVNFISISLFITLSILCLFSFNIWVFKTDIKLLYDYKRVFVLCTISVFMLVIGIQTITRTEIVNRLLSLPKQVILFSTIFILSILHANYNSHYFEQSQTIMFFWLGLIMMAFALSTLDKTLKIIIYPFFPILSYLLFASVLIGFLSAVFNQKIPSIHHIISFVNPRFLNQIQIWLVIPLFYLLLTIKGRKKWFFFAFVPLILNISLYFGLDARGVSLSTVSTLFLWTLLDRVYRKKILFNLTLLFALGFIIKTLLLSPMPNYIFGGEVADVIHAIRTNTSDRISLWQDAINISSLIGHGGKAYICNYKLAGHPHNSILNMLFNYGLIATLCYMSLALLLLKTVIVTKFRQVRVTGLSLIAGLTYSLFSGVLVMPLSQLMFALSLAIYIATYFHYYSLQPRELKPVIKKWMSLLLILSSTITILNIGNESYKRIENNFHQSGNMGVPEFWLGQNCLGEVRYLRDGSVNIK; encoded by the coding sequence ATGAATAAAAAAGTCAACTTTATCTCGATTTCTCTATTTATTACTCTTTCCATTTTATGTTTATTTAGTTTTAATATCTGGGTGTTTAAAACTGATATTAAATTGCTTTATGACTATAAGAGAGTGTTTGTTCTCTGTACAATTAGCGTTTTTATGCTGGTCATCGGTATTCAGACAATAACTAGAACAGAAATAGTGAATAGGTTATTAAGTCTGCCAAAACAGGTGATTTTATTTTCGACTATTTTTATTTTATCTATTCTACATGCTAATTATAATAGTCATTATTTCGAACAAAGCCAAACTATCATGTTTTTTTGGTTAGGTTTAATTATGATGGCGTTTGCATTATCAACACTAGATAAAACACTAAAAATTATCATCTATCCTTTTTTTCCGATACTAAGCTATCTGCTTTTCGCTTCTGTACTGATTGGTTTTTTATCTGCGGTATTCAATCAGAAAATTCCATCGATTCATCACATCATCAGTTTTGTTAACCCTCGTTTTCTTAATCAAATACAAATCTGGTTAGTAATTCCGCTATTTTATCTATTATTGACAATTAAAGGACGTAAGAAATGGTTCTTTTTCGCATTTGTTCCATTAATACTCAACATTAGCCTCTATTTTGGCTTAGATGCTAGAGGTGTCAGTTTATCGACAGTTTCAACTTTATTTTTATGGACACTGCTTGATCGAGTTTATCGAAAGAAAATATTATTTAATTTAACGCTTTTATTTGCTTTAGGGTTTATCATTAAAACCCTCCTCCTTTCACCTATGCCTAATTATATTTTTGGTGGTGAAGTCGCTGATGTGATTCATGCGATTAGAACCAATACATCAGATAGAATCTCTCTTTGGCAGGACGCTATAAATATAAGTAGTTTAATCGGACATGGAGGAAAAGCATACATATGTAATTATAAATTAGCTGGACACCCTCATAATTCAATTCTTAATATGTTATTTAATTATGGATTAATTGCAACATTGTGTTATATGTCATTAGCTTTATTATTATTAAAAACCGTGATTGTGACTAAATTTAGACAGGTTAGAGTAACAGGACTCTCATTAATTGCCGGATTAACCTATAGCCTATTTTCAGGAGTTTTAGTGATGCCATTGAGTCAATTAATGTTTGCTCTCAGCCTAGCTATTTATATTGCAACCTATTTCCACTATTACTCTCTACAACCAAGAGAATTAAAACCTGTAATAAAAAAATGGATGTCCCTGTTATTAATTTTAAGTTCAACTATAACAATATTAAATATAGGAAATGAGAGTTACAAACGCATAGAAAATAATTTCCACCAGAGTGGAAATATGGGTGTGCCGGAGTTTTGGCTTGGGCAGAACTGCTTAGGAGAAGTGCGTTACTTACGAGATGGTAGTGTGAATATAAAATAA
- a CDS encoding Flp family type IVb pilin — translation MNKLKTFLNSLKSDQRGVTAIEYGLIAVALAAALVIIAPRLTESINSTFESIETDLGSAGTAPTSIS, via the coding sequence ATGAACAAGTTAAAGACATTTTTAAACAGCCTAAAGTCAGATCAGCGCGGTGTAACCGCAATTGAGTATGGTTTGATTGCGGTAGCGTTAGCTGCCGCTTTAGTTATTATTGCACCAAGATTAACAGAATCGATTAATTCTACATTTGAAAGTATTGAAACTGACTTAGGAAGTGCAGGTACAGCACCTACGTCAATTAGTTAG
- a CDS encoding CpaF family protein, which translates to MSLARELYEEFRGKIFEVLDASIVNDMTPAELTKQIENAVHTLSRSYPTPIPSITRIELAKSLVDELIGLGPLEELMKDESIADIMVNSVDDIFVERNGKVQKTDLSFMSEQQLLDIAKRIANNVGRRVDESSPLVDARLADGSRVNIVIPPIALDGVSISIRKFKEQKLGLRELVGFGAMSPAMARVLMIAARCRINIIISGGTGSGKTTLLNALSQYIGEDERILTIEDAAELRIQQPHVVRLETRPAGVEGTGAVTQRDLVINALRMRPERIILGECRGSEAFEMLQAMNTGHDGSMSTLHANTPRDAISRIESMVMMANLSLPLSAIRRTIVSAVTLVVQASRLRDGSRKVTSISEIYGLEGDAVVMEELFKFEQDNNQGADKITGRFTTSGISGRSKVTEQAGFYGLSRELEQAYEMSDGS; encoded by the coding sequence ATGAGTCTAGCAAGAGAGTTATATGAAGAGTTTCGCGGTAAGATTTTTGAAGTTCTCGATGCCAGTATCGTCAATGATATGACGCCGGCAGAGTTAACAAAACAGATTGAAAATGCGGTTCACACCCTTAGCCGTAGCTACCCAACACCGATCCCATCGATTACTCGGATTGAATTAGCAAAATCTTTAGTCGATGAGTTGATTGGCTTAGGCCCACTTGAAGAATTGATGAAAGATGAATCTATCGCCGACATCATGGTTAACAGTGTCGATGATATTTTTGTTGAGCGTAATGGTAAAGTTCAAAAAACCGATTTGAGCTTTATGAGTGAACAGCAGTTACTCGATATCGCGAAACGAATTGCCAATAATGTGGGGCGACGTGTTGATGAATCTTCGCCTCTTGTTGACGCCCGTTTAGCCGATGGTAGTCGTGTTAATATTGTGATTCCACCTATCGCTCTTGATGGCGTATCGATCTCGATCCGTAAATTTAAAGAGCAAAAATTAGGACTTCGAGAGCTGGTGGGCTTTGGTGCCATGTCACCTGCGATGGCGCGAGTGTTAATGATTGCTGCTCGTTGTCGTATCAATATTATTATCTCTGGTGGTACAGGCTCAGGAAAAACAACCCTACTTAATGCACTCTCTCAATATATCGGTGAAGATGAGCGAATCCTAACGATTGAGGATGCGGCAGAGCTTCGAATCCAGCAACCCCACGTTGTTCGTTTAGAAACACGTCCCGCCGGTGTTGAGGGGACAGGCGCAGTGACTCAGCGTGACTTAGTGATTAATGCACTGCGTATGCGTCCTGAACGAATTATTTTGGGCGAGTGTCGTGGCTCAGAAGCTTTTGAGATGTTACAGGCCATGAATACAGGGCATGATGGCTCGATGTCAACGCTCCATGCTAATACCCCTCGTGATGCAATCTCTCGAATTGAATCGATGGTGATGATGGCGAACTTGAGCCTTCCACTTTCTGCGATCCGTCGTACTATCGTTTCAGCTGTAACGTTAGTGGTACAAGCGAGTCGCCTTCGTGATGGTAGCCGTAAAGTCACCAGTATCTCTGAAATCTATGGTTTAGAAGGTGATGCTGTGGTGATGGAAGAATTATTTAAGTTTGAGCAAGATAATAACCAAGGGGCAGATAAAATCACGGGACGATTTACAACCAGTGGGATCAGTGGACGCTCTAAAGTCACTGAACAAGCCGGTTTTTATGGTCTAAGTCGAGAATTAGAACAAGCTTATGAGATGAGTGATGGCTCATGA
- a CDS encoding type II secretion system F family protein, with protein MNSTIAFIILVGVVGLYLYLRKKKNNKYAFLLPEGQEASLAPDAINLKGLTDAPLLIRAQQFLILVNELLGKRARLKLTAFLIVVISFSLYANNAWLHFNPVWFVPVSSLTVSWISLSWLLGRRRKEFDETFPDALNILMSAVTAGESINQGFSYVGKTLDNTIGYEFKDISDRMMLGESVDDIFERSCKKFPYPAFLFFVITIRANMARGGQLKSVMGRLIRVLVEARNLEKKKMAMTSEARISAKIVGAIPLIFMIGLKYMSPEDFNFVLFAPEGRGILYYVVGSETLGLFIVWMLVRGAK; from the coding sequence ATGAATTCAACTATCGCGTTTATTATCTTAGTGGGAGTTGTTGGACTTTATTTGTACCTGCGTAAGAAAAAGAATAATAAATATGCTTTTTTACTCCCAGAGGGGCAAGAGGCGTCATTAGCACCTGATGCCATTAACCTTAAAGGCTTAACCGATGCGCCACTGTTAATTCGAGCTCAACAATTCTTAATTTTAGTTAATGAATTATTGGGTAAAAGAGCACGGCTTAAACTTACCGCTTTTTTAATTGTAGTGATCTCTTTTTCGTTATATGCCAATAATGCATGGCTACATTTTAATCCAGTTTGGTTTGTACCTGTTAGCTCATTGACGGTGAGTTGGATATCGTTATCTTGGTTATTAGGTCGTCGTCGTAAAGAGTTTGATGAAACTTTCCCTGATGCATTGAATATATTGATGAGTGCGGTTACTGCGGGAGAGAGTATTAACCAAGGGTTTAGTTATGTGGGTAAAACGTTAGATAACACCATTGGGTATGAGTTTAAAGATATCTCAGATCGTATGATGCTAGGTGAGTCTGTCGATGATATTTTTGAGCGTTCTTGTAAGAAATTCCCTTATCCTGCGTTTTTATTTTTTGTCATTACCATTCGAGCCAATATGGCACGTGGTGGGCAATTAAAGTCTGTAATGGGACGATTGATTCGTGTACTAGTTGAAGCTAGAAATCTTGAAAAAAAGAAAATGGCAATGACTTCTGAAGCACGAATTTCAGCCAAAATCGTCGGGGCAATTCCACTGATATTTATGATCGGTTTGAAATATATGTCGCCAGAGGATTTTAACTTTGTTCTTTTTGCACCAGAAGGACGAGGAATACTTTATTACGTGGTCGGAAGTGAAACGTTAGGGTTATTTATTGTTTGGATGTTAGTGAGAGGAGCGAAATAG
- a CDS encoding type II secretion system F family protein, which translates to MLLPLLLVALLISLAVTHYLTIKTRKLNASRFLDHKVKINLNWFHEFLGGLGKNQQRELKSKFEDAGIYNAALSRYFAPVKYTILFAFLLLCYLSGLPINDLLIYILLIFIFILVAPDMYLVARKKRIIESNSRQLPYMLDMMSVCVQTGMTLEASFRYLSDELQSFDKDLCYQIRKTSDAAAIKGLELALKDLAERIPTTSVRSFTLTLTQNIQYGTSISNVLSDLAEDMRKEQILSMEEKIGKLSAKMSGPLILLIMFPIIILILAPPIMRSMG; encoded by the coding sequence ATTTTACTCCCTCTGCTGCTGGTGGCGTTATTAATCTCTTTAGCAGTAACTCACTATTTAACCATAAAAACTCGAAAACTAAATGCGAGTCGATTTTTAGATCATAAAGTAAAAATTAACTTGAATTGGTTCCATGAGTTTTTAGGTGGCTTAGGGAAAAATCAGCAACGAGAATTAAAAAGTAAATTTGAAGATGCTGGGATCTATAATGCGGCGTTATCTCGGTATTTTGCTCCGGTTAAATATACGATTCTCTTTGCCTTTTTATTGTTGTGTTATTTAAGTGGTTTGCCGATTAATGATCTGCTGATTTATATTCTATTAATTTTCATTTTTATTCTTGTTGCACCTGATATGTATTTAGTGGCGAGAAAGAAACGGATTATTGAGAGTAACAGCCGTCAATTGCCATATATGCTCGATATGATGTCTGTTTGTGTTCAAACTGGGATGACTTTGGAGGCTTCATTTCGTTATTTAAGTGATGAATTACAGTCTTTTGATAAGGATCTTTGCTATCAAATTAGAAAAACGTCTGACGCTGCTGCCATTAAAGGGTTAGAGCTGGCGTTAAAGGATTTAGCCGAGCGAATACCGACCACATCGGTACGCAGTTTTACGTTAACTTTGACTCAAAATATTCAATATGGCACTTCTATTTCTAACGTGTTATCTGATCTTGCAGAAGATATGCGTAAAGAACAAATTTTATCGATGGAAGAGAAAATTGGTAAGTTATCAGCCAAGATGAGTGGCCCGCTAATTCTACTAATTATGTTTCCAATCATTATATTAATTTTAGCGCCGCCAATTATGCGTTCAATGGGATAG
- a CDS encoding NAD-dependent malic enzyme, with translation MTIGKFLTWKDESGEAFRPVALTGTELLNDRNLNKSTAFSYEEREAFQLTGLLPPKVQTFGDQLNRVYDGFKKIDSDIQKYIYLRSLQDRNETLFYALLSRHVEEMTPIIYTPTVGKACQEFSHRYQKARGLYITADSVDQMGDMARQFNGDDVKIIVVTDSQGILGLGDQGVGGMGIPIGKLSLYTLGAGIHPAHCLPIALDIGTDNQELLNDPMYLGMPHKRIRGEEYKKFIKKFVKQVKLHFPNAVLQWEDFSKSNAFDNLSDYEDQLPSFNDDIQGTGSVVLAGILGAVKIKKEKLADQQYVVYGAGAGGVGVADQIYAGLLKEGCSKDSARDKIFVLDSQGLVFEDREGLDEYKRRYAKPRSLAEGWDVEQQGKVSLTELINNHKVTVLLGTSGIGGAFEQQHIEKMLDYTSRPMVFPLSNPTANCEALPEDIYKWSQGQAIVATGSPFDDVEYDGKTFRIGQGNNVFIFPGVGLASIVSKVDKITLDMFTLASYALAESVSEDDLAAGCVFPRISDLKDVSLKVAMTILDNLQKTDPNSYLRSKDIQEELVKHMWEPVYLPYRRV, from the coding sequence ATGACAATTGGAAAGTTTTTAACGTGGAAAGATGAGAGTGGCGAAGCATTTCGTCCTGTCGCATTAACAGGCACCGAGCTACTTAATGATAGAAACCTAAATAAAAGTACCGCATTCAGCTATGAAGAGCGCGAAGCTTTTCAGCTAACAGGTCTATTGCCACCGAAAGTACAAACGTTTGGTGACCAGTTAAATCGCGTTTATGACGGCTTTAAAAAGATTGACTCAGATATTCAGAAATATATCTATTTACGTTCACTTCAAGATCGTAATGAAACTCTTTTTTATGCGTTGCTTTCTCGTCATGTAGAAGAGATGACACCAATCATTTATACCCCAACAGTGGGTAAAGCTTGTCAAGAGTTTAGCCATCGTTATCAAAAAGCACGTGGTTTATATATTACTGCGGATAGTGTTGATCAGATGGGCGATATGGCACGTCAATTTAACGGTGATGATGTTAAAATTATCGTGGTCACGGATAGCCAAGGTATTTTAGGTCTAGGTGATCAGGGCGTTGGTGGAATGGGGATCCCAATCGGTAAACTTTCTTTATATACATTGGGTGCTGGTATTCATCCTGCACATTGTTTACCTATCGCATTAGATATAGGGACAGACAATCAAGAGTTACTTAATGACCCTATGTATTTAGGCATGCCGCATAAACGTATCCGCGGTGAAGAGTATAAAAAATTCATTAAGAAATTTGTTAAGCAAGTTAAATTACATTTCCCGAATGCAGTTTTGCAATGGGAAGATTTTAGTAAATCAAATGCGTTTGATAATTTAAGCGATTATGAAGATCAATTACCCTCATTTAATGATGATATTCAAGGGACAGGCTCGGTTGTACTCGCGGGTATTCTTGGTGCCGTTAAGATCAAAAAAGAGAAACTTGCCGATCAGCAATATGTTGTTTATGGCGCTGGCGCTGGTGGCGTAGGTGTTGCCGATCAAATTTATGCGGGTTTATTAAAAGAAGGCTGTTCTAAAGATTCTGCTCGCGATAAAATTTTTGTTCTTGATTCTCAAGGATTGGTTTTTGAAGATCGTGAAGGGTTAGATGAGTATAAACGTCGTTATGCCAAACCTCGTTCTTTAGCTGAAGGCTGGGATGTTGAGCAGCAAGGTAAAGTGTCTCTGACGGAGTTAATCAACAATCATAAAGTGACGGTACTATTGGGTACATCTGGTATTGGTGGTGCGTTTGAACAGCAGCACATTGAGAAAATGTTAGATTACACTAGCCGTCCAATGGTTTTCCCACTATCAAACCCAACCGCGAACTGTGAAGCGTTACCAGAAGATATCTATAAGTGGAGTCAAGGCCAAGCGATTGTTGCCACAGGTAGCCCATTTGATGACGTTGAGTATGATGGAAAAACTTTCCGTATTGGTCAAGGTAATAATGTGTTTATCTTCCCAGGTGTTGGTTTAGCTTCGATAGTGTCTAAAGTCGATAAGATCACGTTGGATATGTTTACATTAGCTTCTTATGCGTTAGCTGAGTCTGTGTCAGAGGACGATCTGGCAGCAGGTTGTGTTTTCCCTCGTATTAGCGACTTGAAAGACGTGTCTTTGAAAGTGGCAATGACGATTTTGGATAACTTGCAAAAAACCGATCCAAACAGTTATCTGCGCAGTAAAGATATTCAAGAAGAGTTAGTCAAACATATGTGGGAACCGGTATATCTACCGTACCGTCGTGTTTAA
- a CDS encoding type II and III secretion system protein family protein: MKIIKKITLLLLLVLPSLVCARAIDVSVDDAMPLKYSKKIGTVFISQPTIADYQIIGGKQLVLFGRQIGQTRLMIYDVDGNIIGSSIVRVTQPLAEVRQELKVIYPELDISLKSVGKKVAIRGQVYTEEQRDDIYALVAGMLGKEKTERWATTSELTLSDPIQPDPSANFYRNYTYDGIIEGLELRHPYQLNVKVTIAEISSAFSETLGVQWNGGSGTFNFSVTPDFSAPDLSAMLTATADDSMGQILAEPNLTVLSGEEASFLVGGEVPIIARDQDAISVTYKEFGIQLDLSAKVLSEDQIRLRLQPEVSQITGTVTGAGLSAPQMGSRKTTTTIELADGQSFMVGGLMNSADIESLSKIPLLGDIPFFGALFSQSSTSRDRSEVVIIATVNLVKPTTMNKIQLPYLEKTNTYERLLGIPGSKLISGNSVQEAMTIDLINQGGFSNE; the protein is encoded by the coding sequence ATGAAAATAATAAAAAAAATAACCTTATTACTACTTTTAGTCCTGCCATCGTTAGTGTGTGCCAGAGCGATAGATGTCTCTGTTGATGATGCAATGCCATTAAAGTACAGCAAAAAAATTGGCACGGTTTTTATCAGTCAGCCAACGATTGCAGATTATCAAATTATTGGTGGCAAACAGTTAGTGTTATTTGGTCGTCAAATTGGCCAAACTCGCTTAATGATCTACGATGTTGATGGAAATATTATTGGTTCATCTATCGTCAGAGTCACTCAACCATTAGCGGAAGTTAGACAAGAATTAAAGGTAATTTATCCTGAATTGGATATTAGTTTAAAGTCCGTGGGAAAAAAAGTGGCGATTCGCGGGCAAGTTTATACCGAAGAGCAACGAGATGATATCTATGCATTAGTGGCTGGAATGCTTGGCAAAGAGAAGACCGAACGTTGGGCGACGACTTCTGAATTAACTTTATCTGACCCCATCCAACCCGATCCGAGTGCTAATTTTTATCGTAATTACACCTATGATGGCATTATTGAAGGATTAGAATTACGTCACCCTTATCAGCTTAATGTCAAAGTGACGATTGCTGAAATAAGCAGTGCTTTTTCTGAAACGTTAGGTGTGCAATGGAATGGTGGCAGTGGCACCTTTAATTTTAGTGTGACTCCTGACTTCTCTGCTCCAGACCTTTCAGCGATGCTTACTGCAACGGCTGATGATTCAATGGGACAGATTTTAGCGGAACCCAATTTAACGGTACTTTCTGGTGAAGAAGCGTCATTTTTAGTTGGTGGGGAAGTGCCGATTATTGCTCGTGATCAAGATGCGATTAGTGTGACTTATAAAGAGTTCGGTATTCAATTGGATCTTTCTGCCAAAGTGTTAAGCGAAGACCAAATCCGTTTACGTTTACAACCTGAAGTGAGTCAAATTACTGGGACAGTGACAGGTGCAGGATTGAGTGCACCGCAAATGGGAAGCAGAAAAACCACCACGACGATTGAGTTAGCCGATGGTCAAAGCTTTATGGTTGGCGGCTTGATGAATAGCGCTGATATTGAAAGTTTGAGTAAAATTCCATTGTTAGGTGATATCCCATTCTTTGGTGCATTGTTTAGTCAATCCTCAACCAGTCGAGATCGCAGTGAAGTGGTGATTATCGCAACAGTTAATTTGGTTAAGCCGACCACCATGAACAAAATTCAACTGCCTTATTTAGAGAAAACCAATACTTATGAGCGTTTATTAGGTATTCCCGGTTCAAAGTTAATCAGTGGTAACAGTGTGCAAGAAGCAATGACGATTGATTTGATTAATCAAGGAGGCTTCTCCAATGAGTAA
- a CDS encoding prepilin peptidase: MFLLLAIFSDIKYRKIYNWQVIAVFAIACWQVIWYQSISVALISFTIITVMSLVLFSIGFWAGGDAKLVMAISPLLLPSQLMDWLVMIALFGGVLSLFYLIKYRVIYKQKENPHLPYGVAIVAGTTVMLYSQSPQLLMWPFI; encoded by the coding sequence GTGTTTTTACTTCTTGCTATTTTTTCTGATATTAAATATAGAAAAATATACAACTGGCAGGTGATAGCCGTGTTTGCTATCGCCTGTTGGCAAGTTATTTGGTATCAATCCATATCAGTCGCATTAATCAGTTTTACTATTATAACCGTGATGAGTTTAGTGTTATTTTCCATCGGTTTTTGGGCAGGCGGTGATGCTAAATTAGTGATGGCAATTTCGCCGTTGTTGTTACCGTCACAATTGATGGATTGGTTAGTGATGATTGCACTATTTGGCGGCGTACTCTCACTGTTTTATTTGATCAAATATCGAGTGATCTATAAGCAAAAAGAGAATCCGCATCTGCCTTACGGGGTTGCTATTGTCGCAGGAACAACCGTGATGCTTTATTCGCAATCACCTCAGTTATTAATGTGGCCATTCATTTAA
- a CDS encoding RcpC/CpaB family pilus assembly protein: MNSRIIFIVSFSIIAFALYSVVDTINSRADAKANAAIQKATQKVKVEQLTFWQAKSDLSKGTVVSNSDFQKVILPKPEAVKIGFNQSVKLPLTADSILKESITEYQWITADFIANPKDRGYLDLLTTEGMVLYPLTISTSNLINNYIQSGDLVDIMAISSPTTNLSGATLRIGNYDGIQARILFNKVRVVAFEQKPKVTDDKKNKDKTPVSHLTISPRVSAAGEFQTTMVVEVDPENISKLALAQRTMYFEIYRSHPTKTIPEANVGDVINNYQGIRELRGNAVTEAAAPEAM; the protein is encoded by the coding sequence ATGAATTCCAGAATCATTTTTATCGTATCATTTTCAATTATTGCTTTTGCTCTCTACTCAGTTGTCGATACGATTAATAGTCGTGCTGATGCTAAAGCAAATGCAGCCATTCAAAAAGCCACACAAAAAGTGAAAGTAGAACAGTTAACCTTTTGGCAAGCAAAATCAGACTTATCCAAAGGGACAGTGGTGAGCAATAGCGACTTTCAGAAAGTGATACTACCAAAACCTGAAGCGGTTAAAATTGGTTTTAATCAAAGCGTTAAATTGCCATTAACCGCAGATTCAATTCTTAAAGAGTCGATTACGGAATACCAATGGATAACGGCAGATTTTATTGCTAATCCTAAAGATCGTGGCTATTTAGACCTCTTGACCACCGAAGGAATGGTGCTTTATCCGCTGACTATTTCTACTTCTAATCTTATTAATAACTATATTCAATCTGGTGATCTGGTCGATATTATGGCGATTAGCTCTCCGACAACTAATTTATCTGGAGCCACCTTAAGAATTGGTAATTATGATGGCATCCAAGCGCGTATTTTATTTAATAAAGTTCGAGTGGTCGCTTTTGAACAGAAGCCAAAAGTCACTGATGACAAAAAGAATAAAGATAAAACGCCTGTTAGCCATTTAACGATCAGTCCACGTGTTTCAGCGGCTGGAGAATTTCAAACCACCATGGTTGTTGAAGTCGATCCTGAGAATATATCAAAATTAGCGTTAGCTCAAAGAACCATGTATTTCGAAATTTATCGCAGCCACCCAACTAAAACAATACCAGAAGCCAATGTCGGTGACGTGATTAATAACTACCAAGGCATAAGAGAACTACGTGGCAATGCAGTAACTGAAGCTGCAGCACCAGAGGCAATGTAA